A genomic segment from Atribacterota bacterium encodes:
- a CDS encoding ABC transporter substrate-binding protein — protein MKKNYFNILITVLVIAGLVLSFGISTMAKGTVVFGDAGWESIRFHSYVAGIIMEEGYGYTMDMVSGSTPVALLGMRQGDIDVQMEMWTSNIAEIYQEAIDSGDVVELGINFDGNTQGLYVPTFVIEGDSERGIEPMAPGLRTVKDLADYWQVFEDEEDRSKGRIYGSPPGWAVDEIMRTKVETYGLDEYYNYFSPGSDTALAAAIVSSYERGEPIVAYYWEPTWVMGMMDMTLLEDEPYSEELWNNGYACEFEAMQITIAANSNFPERAPELAEFLGKYRTSEQLTNEALAYMMENETDEEDAAMWFLKTREDIWTEWVPEDIAQKVKESL, from the coding sequence TTGAAAAAAAATTATTTTAACATTCTTATAACCGTTTTGGTTATAGCAGGTTTAGTACTAAGTTTTGGAATTAGTACAATGGCAAAGGGAACAGTTGTTTTTGGGGATGCAGGATGGGAAAGTATTCGTTTCCACAGCTATGTTGCCGGAATCATAATGGAAGAAGGCTATGGGTACACCATGGATATGGTTTCCGGATCAACACCGGTTGCATTGTTAGGTATGAGACAGGGAGATATTGATGTTCAAATGGAGATGTGGACCAGTAATATAGCCGAAATTTATCAAGAAGCAATTGATTCCGGTGATGTTGTAGAGTTGGGCATTAATTTTGATGGTAATACACAGGGTTTATATGTACCCACTTTTGTAATTGAAGGAGATTCTGAACGGGGTATAGAACCAATGGCTCCCGGATTAAGAACAGTAAAAGACCTGGCTGATTACTGGCAGGTTTTTGAAGACGAAGAGGATAGATCTAAAGGTAGAATATACGGTTCACCTCCAGGATGGGCTGTTGATGAAATCATGAGAACAAAAGTTGAAACCTATGGTCTTGATGAATACTATAACTATTTCAGCCCTGGATCAGATACTGCTTTAGCAGCAGCTATTGTTTCATCTTACGAAAGAGGAGAACCTATTGTTGCTTATTACTGGGAACCTACCTGGGTTATGGGAATGATGGACATGACACTTTTGGAAGATGAGCCCTACAGTGAAGAGCTCTGGAATAATGGTTATGCCTGTGAATTTGAGGCTATGCAAATTACCATAGCTGCAAATTCTAATTTTCCGGAAAGAGCTCCTGAGTTGGCGGAATTTTTAGGCAAATATCGCACCAGTGAACAATTAACCAATGAAGCCTTGGCTTATATGATGGAAAATGAAACTGATGAGGAAGATGCAGCTATGTGGTTCTTGAAGACAAGAGAAGATATCTGGACTGAATGGGTTCCTGAAGATATTGCTCAGAAAGTAAAAGAATCATTATAA
- a CDS encoding proline/glycine betaine ABC transporter permease produces MFLNFPEAWQINFGKHVGNFVRWIVQNYSAVFDAIKDGILWFLLQTRGLFLWIPWPVFIIIVFILGWKIRNWKSGVTFAGLIFLIGVMGLWEEMMLTLSVVLVAVVIAGLIGVPLGILVAYNERLETIVKPILDAMQTMPSFVYLIPAIMLFGLGTVPAVFATVVYATPPAIRLTDLAIKGVSREMVEAGHAFGSTTWQILTKIELPQAFPTIMMGINQTTMLAMSMVVISSMIGAQGLGLNVLQAINRIDIGMGFEAGISIVFLAIIIDRITQGIANKYKYPK; encoded by the coding sequence ATGTTTTTAAATTTTCCCGAAGCATGGCAAATAAATTTTGGCAAACACGTAGGAAATTTTGTTAGATGGATTGTTCAAAATTATTCTGCCGTCTTTGATGCTATCAAGGATGGCATTTTGTGGTTTTTACTGCAAACCAGGGGATTGTTTTTATGGATTCCCTGGCCGGTTTTTATTATAATTGTGTTTATTTTAGGATGGAAAATCAGGAACTGGAAATCAGGAGTTACTTTTGCTGGTTTAATATTTCTGATTGGTGTTATGGGTCTTTGGGAAGAAATGATGCTGACTTTATCAGTAGTACTGGTAGCAGTTGTTATTGCAGGCCTTATAGGTGTGCCATTAGGTATACTGGTCGCTTATAACGAGAGATTGGAAACTATTGTTAAACCAATTCTCGATGCTATGCAGACCATGCCAAGTTTTGTTTACCTGATTCCTGCAATCATGCTGTTTGGATTAGGGACTGTTCCTGCAGTATTCGCAACAGTTGTATATGCAACCCCTCCGGCAATCCGTCTGACTGATCTGGCTATAAAGGGGGTTTCCAGGGAGATGGTAGAAGCAGGACATGCTTTCGGTTCAACGACCTGGCAAATTTTAACTAAAATTGAATTACCCCAGGCTTTTCCGACTATTATGATGGGAATCAACCAGACAACAATGCTGGCAATGTCAATGGTAGTTATTTCTTCAATGATTGGCGCCCAGGGACTGGGCTTAAATGTTTTGCAGGCTATTAATAGAATCGATATCGGAATGGGATTTGAAGCCGGGATAAGCATTGTGTTTTTAGCTATCATTATTGATAGAATTACTCAGGGAATTGCAAATAAGTATAAATATCCCAAATAA
- a CDS encoding glycine betaine/L-proline ABC transporter ATP-binding protein, which yields MSVKIKVENLTKIFGKNPKEILKRIKKNQSKDKIFKDTGHTVGVRNASFSVNDGEIFVIMGLSGSGKSTLIRCLNMINVPTKGSIFVDNENIVKYNKQQLREYRQTKATMVFQNFGLLNHRTVLGNVEYGLEVKGMPSEERKKIAMETIESVGLSGWEDKYITELSGGMQQRVGLARALANNPDILLMDEPFSALDPLIRRDMQLELLDIQSKLQKTIVFITHDVNEAFKLGDRVAVMKDAEIVQIGTAEDILNNPSNAYIEDFVRDIDRSKVLQAKHIMFKPGALVKNTQGLKVAIREMESNGISSVFVVGENRRLEGIVTIDDAVEAVKTKKKLFDIIKQDYFTTDEETYVQDLIPKAIESKYPIAVVSENNKLLGIIVRVSVLSGLTQGNNDENNDENNPDSD from the coding sequence ATGAGCGTAAAAATAAAAGTTGAGAACTTAACAAAAATATTCGGGAAAAATCCCAAAGAAATACTCAAGAGAATTAAAAAAAACCAGTCAAAAGACAAAATTTTCAAAGATACAGGACATACTGTTGGGGTTAGAAATGCCTCTTTTTCAGTTAATGATGGAGAAATATTTGTCATTATGGGTCTTTCCGGAAGCGGCAAATCTACACTAATAAGATGCTTAAATATGATTAATGTTCCCACCAAGGGAAGCATATTTGTCGATAATGAAAATATAGTGAAGTATAATAAGCAACAATTACGTGAATACAGACAAACAAAGGCTACCATGGTGTTCCAAAACTTTGGCCTACTGAACCATCGGACTGTTTTAGGTAATGTGGAATATGGTTTGGAAGTAAAAGGTATGCCATCAGAGGAAAGAAAAAAAATTGCCATGGAAACAATAGAGTCAGTAGGTCTTTCCGGATGGGAGGATAAGTATATTACCGAATTAAGCGGGGGAATGCAGCAAAGAGTAGGTTTAGCCAGAGCACTTGCTAATAATCCGGATATTTTATTGATGGATGAGCCATTCAGTGCCCTTGACCCGTTAATCAGAAGAGATATGCAGCTGGAATTGCTTGATATTCAGTCAAAACTGCAAAAAACAATAGTATTTATAACTCATGATGTTAATGAAGCCTTTAAGTTAGGTGACAGAGTTGCAGTAATGAAAGATGCTGAAATTGTTCAAATAGGAACCGCTGAAGATATTTTAAATAACCCTTCAAATGCCTATATTGAGGATTTTGTTAGAGATATTGATCGTTCAAAAGTATTACAGGCTAAGCATATTATGTTTAAGCCTGGTGCTTTAGTAAAAAATACACAAGGACTCAAAGTTGCAATCAGGGAAATGGAATCAAATGGCATTTCCAGTGTATTTGTAGTCGGAGAAAATCGTAGATTAGAAGGAATCGTTACTATCGATGATGCTGTTGAAGCAGTCAAAACAAAGAAAAAATTATTTGATATCATAAAACAGGATTATTTTACCACTGACGAAGAGACTTATGTACAGGATCTTATTCCAAAGGCAATTGAAAGCAAATATCCTATTGCTGTTGTTAGCGAAAATAATAAACTGTTGGGTATTATTGTAAGGGTGTCAGTATTGTCCGGATTAACACAGGGCAATAATGATGAAAATAATGATGAAAATAATCCTGATTCTGACTAA
- a CDS encoding RNA-binding protein: MQGSKVYVGNLNYSVNNEQLEELFANHGTVKSVNIIEGKGFGFVEMSSSEEAEAAMQALNDTEFNGRPLKIDEARPQKPRRDFNNNRRRY; encoded by the coding sequence ATGCAAGGTAGTAAAGTATATGTAGGGAATTTAAATTATTCTGTGAACAACGAACAACTTGAAGAGCTTTTTGCTAACCATGGTACTGTCAAAAGTGTCAATATTATTGAAGGCAAAGGCTTTGGATTTGTAGAGATGTCTTCTTCAGAAGAAGCAGAAGCAGCTATGCAGGCATTGAATGATACTGAGTTTAATGGTCGTCCATTGAAAATTGATGAAGCAAGACCACAAAAACCCAGAAGAGATTTCAATAACAACAGAAGACGCTACTAA
- a CDS encoding DUF2177 family protein, with protein sequence MFIRLYLITVPVFFIIDMLWLGLVAKQFYQNQIGFLMKTNINWIAAIIFYFLFVAGIVFFVLMPSLERRDLLYLILTAAFYGLLTYATYDLTNLATLKDWSLIVTIVDIIWGMTLSVSVSLISYFISIKFIL encoded by the coding sequence ATGTTTATAAGACTTTATCTTATCACAGTGCCTGTTTTCTTTATTATCGATATGCTATGGTTGGGGCTGGTTGCAAAACAGTTCTATCAGAACCAAATTGGTTTTTTAATGAAAACAAATATTAACTGGATTGCAGCAATTATTTTTTATTTTCTCTTTGTTGCCGGAATAGTATTTTTTGTCCTGATGCCGAGTTTGGAAAGAAGAGATCTATTGTATCTTATTTTAACAGCAGCTTTCTACGGATTATTGACCTATGCTACCTATGATTTGACTAATCTTGCAACACTGAAAGACTGGTCTTTAATAGTCACAATAGTTGACATAATCTGGGGTATGACACTTTCTGTTTCAGTATCACTAATCTCCTATTTTATTTCCATTAAATTTATTTTATGA
- a CDS encoding CRISPR-associated endonuclease Cas3'' — MKNKKRIIDLEIGDRIKEVFYIREAEFRLRRNGETIDGFLKICDKSGEIEAIYWDISAEKIKLIEKIKIAEIDGQVSKKRSNGQIQLSVKSLIKGYVSDGEEFIPSTEKDIEEIMRDIDEKISSIKNQHLKQLLISFFDDIIFREKFKRAPAAKKLHQAYIGGLAEHSNNVANICESICQIYPQVNRDFLVATALLHDIGKIEEYQLDGIIEYTDKGKLIGHIIIGTEMIQEKVQQLPDFPEDLALLIKHSILSHHGKFEFGSPKLPSILPAVALYYADDTDAKINGLITLKDQNKLIDKKWSEWVWWLERSIFLDEENIFEESFNKKIEKIEE, encoded by the coding sequence GTGAAGAATAAAAAAAGAATTATTGACCTGGAAATAGGAGACAGGATTAAAGAAGTGTTTTACATAAGAGAGGCCGAGTTCAGGTTGCGAAGGAATGGTGAAACAATTGATGGTTTTTTAAAGATTTGTGATAAAAGCGGTGAAATAGAGGCGATTTATTGGGATATATCAGCGGAAAAGATTAAATTGATTGAGAAAATAAAAATCGCTGAAATTGATGGACAGGTTAGTAAAAAAAGAAGTAATGGTCAGATTCAATTGAGCGTTAAATCACTTATCAAAGGGTATGTAAGTGACGGGGAAGAGTTTATTCCTTCTACCGAAAAAGATATTGAAGAAATCATGAGGGATATTGATGAAAAGATTAGCTCAATTAAAAATCAGCATCTAAAACAGCTTTTAATTTCTTTTTTTGATGACATAATATTTAGAGAAAAATTTAAAAGAGCACCAGCTGCCAAGAAATTACACCAGGCATATATTGGAGGCCTGGCTGAGCATTCTAACAATGTAGCAAATATTTGTGAATCAATCTGTCAGATTTATCCACAGGTTAATCGTGATTTTTTGGTTGCCACCGCTCTTCTCCATGATATCGGGAAGATTGAAGAATATCAGCTCGATGGTATTATTGAATATACTGATAAGGGGAAATTAATTGGCCATATAATAATAGGCACAGAGATGATTCAGGAAAAAGTTCAGCAGCTCCCGGATTTTCCAGAAGATCTGGCATTACTGATAAAACATTCCATATTAAGCCATCACGGGAAATTTGAGTTCGGTTCACCAAAACTACCCAGTATTCTGCCGGCAGTAGCCTTATATTATGCAGATGATACTGATGCTAAGATCAATGGACTGATTACTCTAAAAGATCAGAATAAACTGATAGACAAAAAATGGAGCGAATGGGTCTGGTGGTTGGAACGTTCTATTTTCCTGGATGAAGAAAATATATTTGAAGAAAGCTTCAACAAAAAAATTGAAAAAATAGAAGAATAG
- a CDS encoding TldD/PmbA family protein has protein sequence MQNILVEALNSQQADYIEIRLERYESTHIRYQGTDMEKISSSQEMGGNVRALVKGKWGFITFNKWDDLKEKVKKAVEVATLIGNQESYLSKTEPVTKILRPDCGRDFRKISLKEKASMLRNYSNIITNYHSKIQSSIVNYTDRYTTVYYANSEGAYIQQEKPFLSVHFAAIARNGDDVQMASESIGSVKGYDSAERLSSIAQKTARRAINLLKAAPVQGGEYTVILDPVLAGVFIHEAFGHLSEADFLYEDPRMQELMKLGKRVGPPELNVVDDGSLPGLLGSSEYDDEGVPTRKNYLIKEGILAGRLHSRETAARMGEELTGNARTINYHFKPIVRMTNTYIEQGKTPYKDLFNGIKKGIYARQFYGGNTTFEMYTFSAGEGYLIENGRITRPIKDITLSGNLFDTLYNIDGIGNDLNIVESGGGCGKGGQQPLPVTFGSPHIRIQKVIVGGSH, from the coding sequence ATGCAAAACATATTAGTAGAAGCGCTTAACAGCCAGCAGGCAGATTATATTGAAATCCGGCTTGAGAGATACGAATCCACACATATCCGTTATCAGGGAACAGATATGGAAAAAATCAGCAGTTCACAGGAGATGGGTGGTAATGTCAGAGCACTGGTAAAAGGTAAGTGGGGATTTATAACCTTCAACAAATGGGATGACTTAAAGGAAAAAGTAAAAAAAGCAGTAGAAGTTGCCACATTAATTGGTAATCAAGAAAGCTATCTTAGCAAAACAGAACCGGTAACTAAAATATTACGTCCTGATTGCGGTCGTGATTTTAGAAAGATTAGTTTAAAAGAAAAAGCCTCTATGCTTAGAAATTACAGTAATATCATAACAAATTATCATTCTAAGATACAATCTTCCATAGTAAATTATACCGACAGATACACAACTGTCTATTATGCAAATTCTGAAGGAGCTTACATTCAGCAGGAGAAGCCTTTTCTGAGTGTTCATTTTGCAGCGATTGCCCGTAATGGTGATGATGTCCAAATGGCAAGTGAGAGTATTGGCAGTGTGAAAGGATATGATTCTGCAGAAAGACTTTCATCTATAGCACAAAAGACAGCCAGACGTGCAATAAATCTTTTAAAGGCAGCACCTGTTCAAGGGGGAGAATATACTGTAATATTGGATCCTGTTTTAGCCGGTGTGTTTATCCATGAAGCTTTTGGCCATTTAAGTGAAGCAGATTTTTTATATGAGGATCCAAGAATGCAGGAATTAATGAAATTGGGGAAAAGAGTTGGACCACCGGAACTTAATGTTGTTGATGACGGATCTTTGCCTGGTTTGTTAGGCTCATCTGAATATGATGATGAAGGCGTACCTACCAGAAAGAATTATTTAATCAAGGAAGGAATTCTTGCCGGCCGTCTCCATTCACGGGAAACCGCTGCCCGCATGGGGGAAGAACTAACCGGGAATGCCCGGACGATAAATTATCATTTTAAACCGATTGTAAGAATGACCAATACTTATATTGAACAGGGGAAAACACCTTACAAAGATTTATTCAATGGTATTAAAAAAGGTATTTATGCAAGGCAGTTTTATGGTGGAAATACCACATTTGAAATGTATACTTTTAGTGCCGGAGAAGGATATCTAATTGAAAATGGAAGAATCACCAGGCCAATCAAAGATATTACATTATCCGGAAACTTGTTTGATACACTATACAATATTGATGGTATCGGTAATGATTTAAATATTGTTGAATCAGGGGGCGGTTGCGGAAAAGGGGGACAACAGCCTTTACCGGTGACTTTTGGAAGTCCTCATATTCGCATTCAGAAAGTTATAGTAGGGGGTAGTCATTAA
- a CDS encoding TldD/PmbA family protein, whose amino-acid sequence MQDLIEKVKNKASAGELFKVNYRTVPVEYEMNQLKSINMEETEGWALRVIHDGKIGFSSSTSQDQIDGMINKSLEVAQFGQEAKFDFPDKIPSTGKQKIKLYDDSVREKSVEEMIAAGDEIVKQVLSINAGLRCDAGVTKQDGEIQYGNTRGASFSYKNTGLSYSIMVQDTRENDMMMLMESMQWGNTDFSLDDLWERLERKIKWSEKVVDASSGSMPVIFSPKALLVLILPFISGLNGRMVNKKISPLQDKKDTAVSSPLFSLYSDGTIDYAGGSAPYDDEGIPMQRLPLIEKGILKNYYYDLQNAGEAGVKTTGNGIRHGFHASPSPGVANLIVPEGKTSFDDMIKDIKEGIIVDQVLGLGQGNVLSGAFSNNVQLGFKIKNGKIAGRIKNVMIAGNAFEVLKDVAAVGDKARWISGQYFFPYIYIKSLSVSTKS is encoded by the coding sequence ATGCAAGACTTAATAGAAAAAGTAAAAAATAAAGCAAGTGCAGGTGAATTGTTCAAAGTAAATTATAGAACAGTTCCCGTGGAATATGAGATGAATCAATTAAAATCAATTAATATGGAAGAAACTGAAGGATGGGCATTGAGGGTGATTCATGATGGAAAAATCGGCTTCTCCTCATCAACTTCTCAGGATCAGATTGATGGTATGATTAACAAATCACTTGAAGTAGCCCAATTTGGTCAGGAAGCGAAATTTGATTTTCCCGATAAAATTCCTTCTACCGGTAAGCAAAAAATAAAATTGTATGATGATTCAGTCAGAGAAAAAAGTGTTGAAGAGATGATAGCAGCAGGGGATGAGATTGTAAAACAGGTATTATCAATTAATGCTGGTTTGCGTTGTGATGCAGGAGTGACCAAGCAGGATGGAGAAATTCAATATGGAAATACCCGAGGGGCATCATTTAGTTATAAGAATACAGGATTATCTTATTCAATTATGGTTCAGGATACCAGAGAAAATGACATGATGATGTTAATGGAATCAATGCAATGGGGTAATACAGATTTCTCTCTGGATGATCTCTGGGAAAGATTGGAAAGAAAGATAAAATGGAGTGAAAAAGTGGTTGATGCAAGCAGTGGTTCTATGCCTGTAATCTTTTCTCCAAAGGCATTACTGGTATTGATACTTCCCTTTATAAGCGGTTTAAATGGCAGAATGGTCAATAAGAAGATATCACCTTTACAGGATAAAAAAGATACTGCGGTATCCAGTCCCTTATTTTCCCTGTATAGTGATGGAACAATAGATTATGCCGGAGGCAGTGCTCCTTATGATGATGAAGGAATACCGATGCAGAGATTGCCCTTAATTGAAAAAGGTATTTTAAAAAACTATTATTATGATTTACAGAATGCCGGTGAAGCGGGAGTTAAAACAACCGGTAATGGAATAAGACATGGTTTTCATGCTTCTCCCTCTCCGGGAGTAGCCAATCTGATTGTTCCTGAAGGTAAAACTTCTTTTGATGATATGATAAAGGATATTAAAGAAGGAATAATAGTGGACCAGGTTTTAGGACTGGGACAGGGTAATGTCTTAAGCGGGGCATTTTCCAATAATGTGCAGCTCGGCTTTAAGATTAAAAATGGCAAAATAGCCGGTAGAATCAAAAATGTTATGATTGCCGGTAACGCCTTTGAAGTCTTAAAGGACGTTGCAGCAGTAGGAGATAAAGCAAGATGGATATCCGGACAGTACTTTTTCCCTTATATCTATATAAAGTCTTTATCTGTATCTACAAAGAGTTAA
- a CDS encoding histidine phosphatase family protein produces MLKFLIVRHGETVSNAEKRFSGHQDVRLTEKGIWQAEQLSCRLKEETIDIAYSSDLQRAIHTAKIILGDRDIPLLKEPLFKEIHFGNWEGLKWEEIDDEKEEKKYGDWWKKPDLALPEGESLLDLKKRVQIGLDKLIQKHYEEDKKKTIAIVCHGGVAKTIIGIALDIPLHKVWHIRQQSTALNVLLYVKDVGFYVGSVNDIAHLTLLKEKGEQIEQH; encoded by the coding sequence ATGTTAAAATTTTTAATTGTCCGGCACGGGGAGACAGTAAGTAACGCTGAAAAACGTTTTTCAGGACATCAGGATGTCAGGCTAACTGAAAAAGGAATTTGGCAGGCAGAACAATTATCCTGCAGGCTTAAAGAAGAAACCATCGATATTGCATATAGCAGTGATTTACAAAGAGCAATTCATACTGCAAAAATCATTTTGGGAGATCGTGATATCCCATTACTGAAAGAACCTTTGTTCAAGGAAATCCATTTTGGAAACTGGGAAGGATTGAAATGGGAAGAGATAGATGATGAAAAAGAAGAAAAAAAATATGGTGATTGGTGGAAAAAGCCCGATTTAGCCCTTCCTGAAGGAGAAAGCCTTCTTGATTTAAAAAAACGTGTGCAAATCGGTTTGGATAAATTAATCCAAAAACATTATGAAGAAGACAAAAAGAAAACCATTGCTATTGTTTGTCATGGCGGAGTAGCGAAGACTATTATAGGAATAGCCCTTGATATTCCTTTGCACAAGGTATGGCATATAAGACAACAGTCTACTGCTCTAAATGTTTTGCTGTATGTGAAAGATGTCGGCTTTTATGTTGGTTCTGTAAATGATATTGCCCACCTTACTTTATTAAAAGAGAAGGGGGAACAAATTGAACAACATTAA